A stretch of the bacterium genome encodes the following:
- a CDS encoding class I SAM-dependent methyltransferase, translating into MPEHAIEYDPVKASLGRVVSRQPLLRRLFYTMLGALFLRNWYIRRELNRLRPTKNKWNIFDAGSGFGQFSYKMAKTFPSATVYALDVKAEQIEDCRWFSKAVGQQNVTYDVGDLTQYSKADSYDLILNTDVLEHVLEDEKLWANFYNSLRSGGYLIATTPACLEGTQQYVEGDISVVGEHVREGYTRQEFIDKATRAGFEIDRLDATYGPVWGVIAWQLLQRLPMQLLNVSKLFFVVVVPWIAVVYPLAAFAMWMDLRTDNRKGGGWIFVGKKA; encoded by the coding sequence TTGCCTGAACACGCCATAGAATACGATCCCGTTAAAGCCTCGCTGGGGCGCGTTGTGTCGCGGCAGCCGCTGCTGCGCCGCCTGTTCTACACGATGCTCGGCGCGCTTTTCCTGCGCAACTGGTATATCCGCCGCGAACTGAATCGTCTGCGTCCCACAAAGAACAAGTGGAACATCTTTGATGCCGGTTCGGGGTTCGGTCAGTTCTCCTACAAGATGGCAAAGACGTTTCCCTCCGCGACAGTTTACGCGCTCGATGTGAAAGCCGAGCAGATTGAAGATTGCCGCTGGTTCTCGAAAGCGGTCGGCCAACAGAATGTTACGTATGACGTCGGTGATCTGACCCAGTATTCGAAAGCCGACAGCTATGACTTGATTCTCAACACCGACGTGCTCGAACACGTGCTCGAAGACGAAAAACTCTGGGCGAACTTCTACAATTCACTGCGCAGCGGCGGCTATCTGATTGCCACAACACCAGCCTGTCTGGAAGGCACACAGCAGTATGTGGAAGGAGACATTTCCGTCGTCGGCGAGCATGTCCGTGAAGGCTACACGCGGCAGGAGTTCATTGACAAGGCCACGCGCGCGGGTTTTGAGATTGACCGATTGGATGCCACTTACGGTCCCGTATGGGGCGTGATCGCTTGGCAGCTTTTGCAACGGTTGCCGATGCAGCTGCTGAATGTTTCAAAGTTGTTCTTCGTCGTGGTCGTACCGTGGATTGCGGTCGTCTATCCGTTGGCGGCGTTCGCGATGTGGATGGATTTGCGCACGGACAACCGGAAAGGCGGCGGCTGGATCTTCGTCGGAAAGAAAGCGTAA